One window of Brevinema andersonii genomic DNA carries:
- the miaB gene encoding tRNA (N6-isopentenyl adenosine(37)-C2)-methylthiotransferase MiaB, producing MANIYFETYGCQMNLSEASSLSDKAKARGHKIVDNPENAHFVIINTCSVRLTAEERIEGRLGFYRALNRSLDHDLKVILMGCMSENIGLDVQKRFADIVSIVWGTYNKDAVIDYLDDLDARTESLGFGAAYSFMPATPSKEFPFKAFLPVSHGCNKHCSYCIVPHVRGLEQNRPFQDIVDNAKKLAADGVIELCLLGQTIDTYCYENKRLPDLLEAVASQAGIQRITFLTAHPKEFLYETVELMNAYPNIMPYLHLPFQAGSNRVLRLMKRGYTRELYLEKIARIREIRPDIILSTDIIVGFPSETEQEFEETMDLFTEIRFNEAFMYRYNTRPNTPAEHFEGQVPEKEKLRRLDILVKKHRQILAEELLKHQGCEYTILFDRESKYSLKSESGIKQYVGRTHNNLMCATLSAWDLIGKLARVRIQETRGAITIGELV from the coding sequence ATGGCGAATATATATTTCGAAACCTATGGATGCCAAATGAATTTATCAGAAGCATCATCATTGTCGGACAAGGCCAAAGCTCGTGGGCATAAAATAGTGGATAATCCAGAAAATGCTCATTTTGTTATTATCAATACGTGTTCTGTACGCTTGACGGCTGAGGAGCGTATCGAAGGACGTTTAGGTTTTTACCGTGCTTTGAATCGTTCACTGGATCATGATTTGAAAGTTATTCTTATGGGTTGTATGAGCGAAAATATCGGGCTTGATGTTCAGAAACGTTTTGCTGATATTGTCAGTATTGTATGGGGTACATACAATAAAGATGCGGTGATTGACTACCTTGACGATCTTGATGCAAGGACGGAAAGTTTGGGCTTTGGAGCAGCCTATTCTTTTATGCCAGCTACTCCATCAAAAGAGTTTCCCTTCAAAGCATTTCTACCTGTTTCTCATGGTTGCAACAAGCATTGTTCCTACTGTATTGTACCGCATGTGCGCGGGCTCGAGCAGAATCGGCCATTTCAAGATATTGTCGACAACGCGAAAAAATTGGCGGCTGATGGTGTGATCGAATTGTGCCTTTTGGGACAGACGATAGATACTTACTGCTATGAAAATAAACGTTTACCAGATCTTTTGGAAGCTGTTGCATCGCAAGCGGGTATTCAAAGGATTACATTCCTGACGGCTCATCCCAAAGAATTTCTCTATGAAACTGTTGAATTAATGAATGCTTATCCTAATATTATGCCTTATTTGCATCTGCCGTTTCAAGCAGGTAGTAATCGAGTGCTTCGTTTAATGAAGCGAGGTTATACTCGTGAACTTTATCTTGAGAAAATTGCAAGAATCCGCGAAATACGTCCGGATATTATTTTGTCTACGGATATTATTGTTGGATTCCCGAGCGAAACAGAACAAGAATTCGAAGAAACAATGGATTTGTTTACGGAGATTCGTTTCAACGAAGCGTTCATGTACCGCTACAATACCAGACCCAATACTCCTGCAGAGCATTTTGAAGGTCAGGTTCCTGAAAAAGAAAAATTACGGCGGTTGGATATTTTGGTGAAAAAACATCGTCAAATCTTAGCTGAAGAACTGTTAAAGCACCAAGGGTGCGAATATACCATTTTATTTGACCGTGAATCCAAATATAGTCTTAAGAGCGAATCCGGAATCAAACAATATGTGGGGCGGACGCATAATAATTTGATGTGTGCAACACTATCAGCTTGGGATTTGATCGGTAAGCTAGCAAGAGTTAGAATTCAAGAAACGCGCGGAGCAATCACGATTGGAGAGCTCGTTTAA
- a CDS encoding tetratricopeptide repeat protein, which produces MRILSKGSAPKVHRKAIEAFVQGHYKTASQEWSQLLEKNTYDFMALKGQGFLYFLEGQYGEARSYLSDAVGINANDPEIYNALALIAIHEGQVDYGIDILLDALDRVDSPLLKNTLEKVRKIGNPDLAKNIPLIPLLQITLPNSGFSLKKWLSSTTDQLGVHLIWIGAGLMISLGILFYPEIRNAALSSNLINRANALSPATQVSIKGITDIVNARENFRIVLNEQIIIRKFEDLKTAISAKRYNKARILANELLASNAALAVKERVGILESFIPDPDPDSVDYVPSYAEIAVAPAVYEGVMLRWQGTVANLHHQGRKKTTFDLLVNFLDQGLVEGIALVEASGFHELNNGMKITVIGPLQGLTKDNRVIIKAERLLPY; this is translated from the coding sequence ATGCGGATTCTCAGCAAAGGATCAGCTCCGAAAGTTCATCGTAAAGCGATCGAAGCGTTTGTTCAAGGTCATTACAAAACAGCTAGCCAGGAATGGTCGCAGCTTCTGGAAAAAAATACTTACGATTTTATGGCACTTAAGGGGCAGGGTTTTTTATATTTTCTGGAAGGTCAGTACGGTGAAGCTCGTTCTTATCTTTCGGATGCCGTTGGGATTAATGCCAATGATCCAGAAATTTATAATGCTCTTGCTTTGATTGCTATTCATGAGGGACAAGTTGATTATGGGATCGATATTTTATTAGATGCCCTAGATAGGGTTGATTCTCCGTTGCTTAAAAATACTCTGGAAAAGGTCCGCAAAATAGGAAATCCCGATTTAGCGAAAAATATTCCTTTAATCCCTTTGCTACAGATTACATTACCAAATTCGGGTTTTTCGTTGAAAAAGTGGTTGAGCAGTACAACAGATCAGCTGGGAGTCCATTTAATATGGATTGGCGCAGGTTTGATGATAAGCTTAGGTATTTTATTTTATCCGGAAATCCGCAACGCAGCTTTATCTTCCAATCTTATTAACCGTGCCAATGCTTTATCACCTGCCACGCAGGTCAGTATTAAAGGAATCACCGATATTGTTAATGCGCGTGAAAATTTCCGTATTGTGCTGAACGAACAAATTATTATTAGAAAATTTGAAGACTTAAAGACAGCAATTTCTGCAAAACGCTACAATAAAGCGCGCATATTGGCAAATGAACTTCTTGCATCTAATGCAGCATTGGCTGTTAAGGAACGAGTTGGCATTTTAGAAAGCTTTATTCCTGATCCTGACCCTGACAGTGTTGATTATGTGCCGAGTTATGCAGAAATTGCGGTAGCTCCTGCTGTTTATGAGGGAGTCATGCTGAGATGGCAAGGGACAGTTGCGAACCTTCATCATCAGGGCCGTAAAAAAACAACATTTGATCTCTTAGTCAATTTCCTAGATCAAGGTTTGGTGGAAGGCATTGCATTGGTCGAGGCTTCTGGATTTCATGAGCTTAACAACGGTATGAAAATCACAGTAATTGGTCCATTGCAGGGGTTGACTAAGGATAACCGAGTTATCATCAAGGCGGAACGGTTACTGCCGTATTGA
- a CDS encoding vWA domain-containing protein: MNFENPRYLFFLIFIPSYIILKYTKYYKNHGKRPGFPFPWMPLLKLQKDTLAVFSTTMNDIFLLGLVATLSIALARPRGGSAISSETNLGVDIILTTDVSSSMTYVDEPPADAKRILYFGQERFIDRNGDIRNNARIEVAKRVLKNYINKQEYNRLGLVLFSSYALTKAPLSSDKELLKKITEEIDFFDEGATAIGTGLLTALNRLRYSTAKSKVIILLTDGANNAGIVDPITAANAARELGVKIYTIGIGNPHGYLRPLDYERTSYELVNSVEFDPETLQEIADITGGKYFEAQNEDSLQQVYDAIDKLEKSEISVKRRVLYEEKFKTWLNISGILLALWIILNSLIIRIP; the protein is encoded by the coding sequence ATGAACTTTGAAAATCCGCGTTATCTGTTTTTTTTGATTTTTATTCCTTCATATATAATTCTAAAATACACAAAATACTACAAAAACCATGGAAAACGACCGGGATTTCCGTTTCCATGGATGCCGTTACTGAAACTGCAAAAAGATACACTGGCAGTATTTAGCACGACAATGAATGATATTTTTCTTTTAGGATTAGTTGCAACGCTAAGTATAGCTTTGGCTCGACCTAGAGGTGGCTCAGCAATCAGTTCTGAAACAAATTTAGGAGTTGATATCATCCTCACCACAGATGTTTCCAGCTCTATGACTTACGTAGACGAACCTCCTGCCGACGCGAAACGAATTTTATATTTCGGACAGGAACGTTTCATTGACAGAAATGGAGACATCCGCAATAATGCACGCATTGAAGTAGCCAAACGTGTACTTAAAAATTATATCAACAAACAAGAATATAACCGACTAGGATTGGTTTTGTTTTCAAGTTACGCGCTGACAAAAGCACCCCTTAGTTCGGACAAAGAGCTGCTAAAAAAAATTACCGAAGAAATCGATTTCTTCGATGAGGGGGCAACAGCAATTGGTACCGGATTATTAACAGCACTTAATCGTTTACGTTATTCCACAGCTAAAAGCAAGGTTATTATTCTATTGACAGATGGTGCTAATAATGCGGGAATTGTCGATCCGATTACCGCTGCTAACGCAGCACGGGAATTGGGAGTTAAAATATATACCATAGGAATCGGAAACCCGCATGGGTATTTGCGGCCTCTTGATTACGAACGCACTTCTTACGAACTAGTGAACAGTGTGGAATTTGATCCTGAAACTCTTCAAGAAATTGCCGACATTACCGGTGGGAAGTATTTTGAAGCTCAAAATGAAGATTCACTGCAGCAGGTGTATGATGCCATCGACAAACTTGAAAAAAGTGAAATTTCCGTGAAACGCCGCGTACTTTACGAAGAAAAATTTAAAACATGGCTTAATATTAGTGGTATTTTGTTGGCATTATGGATTATTCTCAACAGTTTAATTATTAGAATCCCATAG